A window of the Artemia franciscana chromosome 3, ASM3288406v1, whole genome shotgun sequence genome harbors these coding sequences:
- the LOC136024842 gene encoding aldo-keto reductase family 1 member B1-like isoform X1, whose product MAPNVPAVKLSNGYEMPIIGLGTWKSKPGEVEEAVKNAIEVGYRHIDCAMVYENEKEVGAAIKAKIDDGTVKREDLFVVSKLWNTFHQVDLVIPTCKKTIEDLGVGYLDLYLIHWPMAYKPGPAWNNRDENGKTIFDLNTDYLQVWHELEKAVDQGLVRSIGVSNFNSQQLDRLINNGRIKPVNNQVECHPYLNQKKLIAFCKERGICVTAYSPLGSPDRPWAKPDDPKLMEDPKLVELAKKHGKSPAQVLLRYQVQRGVIAIPKSVHKERLAQNINIFDFNLSDEDVKLVDSFDCNGRVCHLNWVNDHPHFPFHIEF is encoded by the exons ATGGCTCCAAATGTACCTGCTGTAAAACTTAGCAATGGATACGAAATGCCAATTATTGGACTTGGGACATGGAAG tcCAAGCCTGGTGAGGTAGAAGAAGCTGTCAAAAATGCCATTGAAGTTGGATACCGCCACATTGATTGTGCCATGGTTTATGAGAATGAAAAAGAAGTTGGCGCTGCCATAAAAGCTAAAATTGATGACGGAACTGTAAAAAGAGAAGATCTTTTTGTTGTTAGCAAG ctCTGGAATACATTCCATCAAGTGGATTTAGTCATTCCTACATGCAAGAAAACTATAGAAGATCTGGGTGTCGGCTATTTAGACCTATATCTTATCCACTGGCCAATGGCATAtaag cctGGTCCAGCATGGAATAATCGTgatgaaaatggaaaaactatttttgatttGAACACTGATTATCTACAAGTGTGGCACGAATTGGAAAAGGCTGTTGACCAAGGCCTAGTAAGGTCGATAGGAGTGAGCAATTTTAATAGTCAGCAATTGGATAGACTTATTAACAATGGTAGAATTAAGCCTGTTAATAATCAG GTTGAATGTCATCCATATTTGAACCAGAAGAAACTGATTGCATTTTGCAAAGAACGAGGAATTTGTGTGACTGCTTATAGTCCACTTGGATCTCCAGACAGACCATGGGCTAAACCGGATGACCCTAAACTTATGGAGGACCCCAAACTTGTTGAACTTGCTAAGAAACATGGAAAATCTCCTGCACAAGTACTTCTCCGGTACCAG gttcagCGTGGAGTCATAGCTATCCCAAAATCAGTGCACAAAGAACGCTTGGCACAAAATATCAACATCTTTGACTTCAATTTATCTGATGAAGATGTGAAACTTGTCGACAGCTTTGACTGTAATGGCCGGGTCTGTCATTTGAACTG GGTTAACGATCATCCACATTTCCCGTTTCACATCGAATTTTGA
- the LOC136024842 gene encoding aldo-keto reductase family 1 member B1-like isoform X2, which translates to MAPNVPAVKLSNGYEMPIIGLGTWKSKPGEVEEAVKNAIEVGYRHIDCAMVYENEKEVGAAIKAKIDDGTVKREDLFVVSKLWNTFHQVDLVIPTCKKTIEDLGVGYLDLYLIHWPMAYKENAGMFPADENGKTLYSSVDYVDAWKGMEELVKMGLVKSIGISNFNSEQVQRVLDVATIKPVNNQVECHPYLNQKKLIAFCKERGICVTAYSPLGSPDRPWAKPDDPKLMEDPKLVELAKKHGKSPAQVLLRYQVQRGVIAIPKSVHKERLAQNINIFDFNLSDEDVKLVDSFDCNGRVCHLNWVNDHPHFPFHIEF; encoded by the exons ATGGCTCCAAATGTACCTGCTGTAAAACTTAGCAATGGATACGAAATGCCAATTATTGGACTTGGGACATGGAAG tcCAAGCCTGGTGAGGTAGAAGAAGCTGTCAAAAATGCCATTGAAGTTGGATACCGCCACATTGATTGTGCCATGGTTTATGAGAATGAAAAAGAAGTTGGCGCTGCCATAAAAGCTAAAATTGATGACGGAACTGTAAAAAGAGAAGATCTTTTTGTTGTTAGCAAG ctCTGGAATACATTCCATCAAGTGGATTTAGTCATTCCTACATGCAAGAAAACTATAGAAGATCTGGGTGTCGGCTATTTAGACCTATATCTTATCCACTGGCCAATGGCATAtaag GAAAATGCTGGAATGTTTCCTGCCGATGAAAATGGGAAAACATTGTACTCATCTGTTGATTATGTTGATGCGTGGAAAGGAATGGAGGAGTTGGTCAAAATGGGACTTGTGAAGTCAATTggtatttctaattttaattcgGAACAAGTTCAGAGGGTGCTTGATGTAGCTACCATTAAACCGGTCAACAATCAG GTTGAATGTCATCCATATTTGAACCAGAAGAAACTGATTGCATTTTGCAAAGAACGAGGAATTTGTGTGACTGCTTATAGTCCACTTGGATCTCCAGACAGACCATGGGCTAAACCGGATGACCCTAAACTTATGGAGGACCCCAAACTTGTTGAACTTGCTAAGAAACATGGAAAATCTCCTGCACAAGTACTTCTCCGGTACCAG gttcagCGTGGAGTCATAGCTATCCCAAAATCAGTGCACAAAGAACGCTTGGCACAAAATATCAACATCTTTGACTTCAATTTATCTGATGAAGATGTGAAACTTGTCGACAGCTTTGACTGTAATGGCCGGGTCTGTCATTTGAACTG GGTTAACGATCATCCACATTTCCCGTTTCACATCGAATTTTGA